The following DNA comes from Rhizobium lusitanum.
CCGCGCCGTTTGAGCATTGCGCTGCGCGTTGACTTAAGAAAAATCAACCTTAAAGTGTATCCATTGCATCCATCTGCCGGGGGATATTATGGACAGATACACCAAAACTATTTTGACGGTCATCGCAGTGGCGCTCGTCGCTATCGCCGCTCAGAACACTATCACGCCGGCAAAAGCGCGCGGCGACAATTGCGGCTCCTACATGGAGCCGTGCTTTGTCAAAGTGCTGAACTGAGACCGCCGTCACTCTAATCACATCAAAACCAGGACCGGCGGCAACAATGCGGAGCCCCGGTCCCGGCAAATCCAATCAGGACGCGGCGAGTTTACGCGCGGCGGCAATCGCGGTGCGGGCGCCTGTGCGCAGTTGTGCCGTCTCTGCGCCAGCGATCACCAGATCGAGACCGAGCTTCAAATATTGTCCGGCGCGCTCGCCATCGCTGCCGAAGGCGCAGATCAACTTGCCGTGGGCGCGGCAGCGCGCAAGCGCATGCGCCATCGCCTGATCGATTGCGGCACTATCAGGGGCAAGCCGCGCGCCGTTCGATAGCGCGATGGAGAGATCGGCCGGGCCGACGAAAATGCCGTCGATGCCATCGACAGTGAGAATCTCGTCGATGGCGTCGAGTGCCATGCGGGTCTCTACCATGGCGATCGTGACCGTCAGACTGTTGCCGCGCTGCAGATAATCGTCAGGCGCGATGCCAAAATGGTTGAGGGCGAGCGATGGTCCCCAGCTCCGCTCGCCGAGCGGCGGATATTTCGTTGCCTTGACGAGGGCGCGGGCATCATCGGCGGAATTGA
Coding sequences within:
- a CDS encoding HpcH/HpaI aldolase family protein, translating into MTIDIDGFAGRLKRRENGGMISAWIGTPDPLLVNHLSQEDFDAVVLDMQHGMWDMASAANGIAQVRLAGKPAIGRIPVGDFASASRLLDAGASGIIAPMINSADDARALVKATKYPPLGERSWGPSLALNHFGIAPDDYLQRGNSLTVTIAMVETRMALDAIDEILTVDGIDGIFVGPADLSIALSNGARLAPDSAAIDQAMAHALARCRAHGKLICAFGSDGERAGQYLKLGLDLVIAGAETAQLRTGARTAIAAARKLAAS